The following proteins are co-located in the Hevea brasiliensis isolate MT/VB/25A 57/8 chromosome 11, ASM3005281v1, whole genome shotgun sequence genome:
- the LOC110632873 gene encoding auxin-repressed 12.5 kDa protein: protein MLLDKLWDDVVAGPQPDRGLGKLRKISTKPLTIDKEGETSKFQRSISMPASPGTPSTPLTPTTPASVRKDNVWRSVFNPGSNLATKGLGAQLFDKPQPNSPTVYDWLYSGETRSKHR from the exons atgttgCTAGACAAGTTGTGGGACGACGTTGTTGCCGGGCCTCAGCCTGATCGTGGCCTTGGCAAACTCAGAAAGATCAGCACCAAACCCCTGACCATAG ATAAGGAAGGAGAGACAAGCAAGTTCCAGAGATCCATCTCCATGCCAGCAAGTCCAGGGACACCTTCTACACCGTTGACGCCCACAACTCCTGCCTCGGTTCGCAAGGACAACGTATGGAGGAGCGTTTTCAACCCTGGTAGCAACCTTGCCACTAAGGGTCTTGGTGCTCAGCTCTTCGACAAGCCACAGCCTAACTCCCCCACTGTCTATGACTG GCTTTACAGTGGAGAAACCAGAAGCAAGCATCGCTAA